The sequence CCTGATATATAATGAAAGAGTATTCATTACTTACAGGAATACCATAAGTAATAAAATTTTTAATCTCGGAAGCGGCTGCCCTATCATAATCATCCAGTGCTTTTTCTATAACGTATTCCAACAAATACAGGGTTGCCTGTTGCAACCTATCTGTTTGAATATAACCGGCATTATGACGAAGTGTAGAAATAAATATCAAAATATCCGTCCATACCAGTTGAAAACCATAATAATGAAGGGTATGCTGCTCTCCCGGAAAACGCATTTCCTCTGTCAGCCGAAGGCCGCTATATCCTTTTCTTATTTCATAAGCGAAGTTCATCAGCAACTGATGCTGACCCTTCTGAAATTTATTATCCCCATTAAGTGTATTTGCAATGTGGTCGACTGCTTCATAAAGACTTTTTAAATCCCCATAATCGCCATAAATTGATACTCCAGTGCCGTTTTTTGTTGGTATAGCTTGTAGCATTGTGTTATAAGGTTTATTAATTCTTCAAAATTACAAAATAACTAAATGTCTTCCTGTCATTCCTTTTTTAATATCTGGTATTTTGCTATCCGTATAAGCGCGGCTAAGAGCAGGTGCATTTTGTCAAGTGAGTAGTCGGTAACGTTATATAGGCAGTGAGCTATATTATTACGTAAATTGATCCCTCCTTCATTGGCAAACA comes from Mucilaginibacter mali and encodes:
- a CDS encoding DUF6904 family protein; this encodes MLQAIPTKNGTGVSIYGDYGDLKSLYEAVDHIANTLNGDNKFQKGQHQLLMNFAYEIRKGYSGLRLTEEMRFPGEQHTLHYYGFQLVWTDILIFISTLRHNAGYIQTDRLQQATLYLLEYVIEKALDDYDRAAASEIKNFITYGIPVSNEYSFIIYQAIHIEYVSGKSGKARFKKIPKLLNNYFNTWAPEYKSLIASFEQSAKEQNCEITDLEFQDFPDIKW